A DNA window from Cetobacterium ceti contains the following coding sequences:
- a CDS encoding CinA family nicotinamide mononucleotide deamidase-related protein, translating to MKSTLILVGTELLSGATVDTNSIYMAEELNKYGIEIEYKIVVRDTIEDIIGAIEYGAKKTDLIIMSGGLGPTMDDLTKEAIGRFLNKKLIVDKAELEELRKKFKNLGIEFLENNLKEIEKPEGAVSFKNDVGMAPAFYCENIAAFPGVPRELKNMFPKFLKWYEENIKKGDPIYIKDILTYGIPESHLEKAVKNYFIEPGIDYEFLVKDYGILIRLQSKMSNKNRVEKIKEKIYNSIGSNIFGEDKERLETIVIENLKKLNYTISTGESCTGGLIASKLVEVPGASKVFIEGLVTYSNEAKIERLGVSKEIINKYGAVSEETAREMVLGLKTDVGISVTGIAGPEGGTEEKPVGLVYIGIRVKDDIYIHRMLFKGDREKIRNKSVLHSLFELSKILKKDVKQ from the coding sequence ATGAAAAGTACATTGATATTAGTTGGAACAGAACTTTTAAGTGGAGCCACTGTAGATACAAATAGTATCTACATGGCTGAAGAACTTAATAAATATGGAATAGAAATAGAATATAAAATAGTAGTAAGAGACACAATAGAGGATATAATAGGAGCCATTGAATATGGAGCTAAGAAAACAGATTTAATAATAATGTCTGGTGGATTAGGACCTACAATGGATGATTTAACTAAGGAAGCTATTGGTAGATTTTTAAATAAAAAATTAATAGTGGATAAAGCTGAACTGGAAGAGTTGAGAAAAAAATTTAAAAATTTAGGAATAGAGTTTTTAGAAAATAATTTAAAAGAAATAGAAAAACCAGAAGGAGCAGTTTCTTTTAAAAATGATGTGGGAATGGCTCCAGCTTTTTATTGTGAGAATATAGCTGCCTTTCCAGGAGTTCCTAGAGAACTTAAAAATATGTTCCCAAAATTTTTAAAATGGTATGAGGAAAATATTAAAAAGGGAGACCCTATTTATATTAAGGATATACTCACATATGGAATACCTGAGTCTCATTTGGAAAAGGCAGTTAAGAATTATTTTATAGAACCTGGAATAGATTATGAATTTTTAGTAAAGGATTATGGAATTTTAATAAGACTTCAGAGTAAGATGAGTAATAAAAACAGGGTGGAAAAAATAAAAGAAAAGATATATAATAGTATAGGTTCTAACATTTTTGGAGAAGATAAGGAAAGGTTAGAGACTATTGTAATTGAAAACTTAAAAAAATTAAATTACACCATATCAACAGGAGAATCATGTACTGGTGGATTAATTGCAAGTAAATTAGTTGAGGTCCCTGGAGCTTCAAAAGTTTTTATAGAGGGACTAGTAACATACAGTAATGAAGCTAAAATTGAAAGATTAGGTGTAAGTAAAGAAATAATAAATAAATATGGAGCTGTAAGTGAAGAAACTGCAAGAGAAATGGTTTTAGGTTTAAAAACAGATGTTGGAATATCTGTAACAGGAATAGCTGGACCAGAAGGTGGAACTGAGGAAAAACCTGTGGGATTGGTATATATAGGAATCAGAGTAAAGGATGATATATATATTCATAGAATGCTATTTAAGGGAGATAGGGAAAAAATTAGAAATAAAAGCGTTCTTCATAGTTTATTTGAGCTCAGTAAAATATTAAAGAAGGATGTGAAGCAATGA
- the mnmA gene encoding tRNA 2-thiouridine(34) synthase MnmA, with amino-acid sequence MKKKVIIGISGGVDSSVSAYLLKEKGYEVIGVTLIQNKEQLYSQDLKDGKKVCEFLGIKHKVIDISEEFKKEVIDYFIREYSRGKTPSPCVVCDEKIKMKKLLEISEEENGDYIATGHYCHLNNTNEFGKTLLELCEDKRKDQSYMLYRVKPEVLEKIIFPLYGMKKEKVREIAEKIGLIVHDKKDSQGICFAKEGYIEFLKNNLGEKIKPGNYVDENRNILGTHMGYQLYTVGQRRGLGIKYPEPIFILEIIPEKNEIVLGKYEKLKRKEILLDEVSLNIDLDEIKKIDVIGRPRFSSNGFLGNIVEKDEKIYFVYKEENYQNSPGQHLVFYYKDLVLGGGRIV; translated from the coding sequence ATGAAAAAAAAGGTAATTATTGGAATAAGCGGAGGAGTTGATTCTTCAGTTTCAGCATATCTTTTAAAGGAAAAAGGTTATGAGGTAATAGGAGTTACTTTAATTCAAAATAAAGAACAATTATACTCTCAAGATTTAAAAGATGGAAAAAAGGTCTGTGAGTTCTTAGGAATAAAGCATAAGGTTATAGATATTTCAGAAGAATTTAAAAAAGAGGTAATAGATTATTTTATAAGGGAATATTCTAGAGGAAAAACACCATCTCCTTGTGTTGTTTGTGATGAGAAAATAAAAATGAAAAAATTATTAGAAATCTCCGAAGAAGAAAATGGAGACTATATAGCCACAGGACACTATTGTCATTTAAATAATACAAATGAGTTTGGAAAAACTCTTTTAGAACTTTGTGAAGATAAAAGAAAAGATCAAAGCTATATGCTTTATCGAGTTAAACCTGAAGTTTTAGAAAAAATAATTTTTCCTTTATATGGAATGAAAAAAGAAAAAGTTAGAGAAATTGCAGAAAAAATAGGATTGATAGTTCATGATAAAAAAGATAGTCAAGGAATATGTTTTGCAAAGGAAGGATATATTGAGTTTCTAAAAAATAATTTAGGGGAAAAGATAAAGCCAGGAAATTATGTAGATGAAAATAGAAATATTTTAGGAACCCATATGGGATACCAACTTTATACAGTAGGTCAAAGAAGAGGATTAGGAATAAAGTATCCAGAACCTATATTTATTTTAGAAATAATACCAGAAAAAAATGAAATAGTTTTAGGAAAATATGAAAAGTTAAAAAGAAAAGAGATTCTTTTAGATGAAGTGTCATTAAATATAGATTTAGATGAAATAAAAAAAATAGATGTAATAGGTAGACCAAGATTTTCAAGTAATGGTTTTTTAGGAAATATTGTTGAAAAAGATGAAAAAATATATTTTGTATATAAGGAAGAAAACTATCAGAATTCTCCAGGGCAGCACTTAGTATTTTATTATAAGGATTTAGTTTTAGGAGGAGGACGAATAGTTTAA
- a CDS encoding phosphatidylglycerophosphatase A family protein, with protein MNKRLVKNLATVFGLGEMPFAPGTFGTLGGIPIYIGLTLLRKIFPNNMVYNSFYFMFLMTFFAIAVYVSDIAEREIFLEKDPQAVVIDEVLGFLTTLFLVNPVGIFQNFLAIVIGFILFRIFDISKIGPIYKSQFIGHGIGVVLDDFLAGIIGNFIMVCIWTIFF; from the coding sequence ATGAATAAAAGATTAGTAAAAAATCTAGCTACGGTTTTTGGTTTAGGAGAGATGCCATTTGCTCCAGGAACTTTTGGAACTTTAGGTGGGATACCTATATATATAGGGCTTACTCTATTAAGAAAAATATTTCCAAATAATATGGTATATAATTCATTTTACTTTATGTTTTTAATGACATTTTTTGCCATAGCAGTTTATGTTTCAGATATAGCAGAAAGAGAAATATTTTTAGAAAAAGATCCACAAGCTGTTGTTATAGATGAAGTGTTAGGATTTTTAACAACTTTATTTTTAGTAAATCCTGTGGGGATATTTCAAAATTTTTTAGCTATAGTAATTGGATTTATTTTATTTAGAATATTTGATATAAGTAAAATTGGACCAATTTATAAGTCTCAGTTTATAGGGCATGGAATTGGTGTTGTATTAGATGATTTTCTAGCAGGAATTATTGGAAATTTTATTATGGTTTGTATTTGGACAATATTCTTTTAA
- the galE gene encoding UDP-glucose 4-epimerase GalE, which produces MAILVCGGAGYIGSHAVRALLNSKEEVIVLDNLQTGHRDSVPENVKLLVGDLRDKEFLDKVFKENKIEGVIHFAADSLVGESMTNPGKYFENNVVGSLNLITVMKENGVDKIVFSSTAATYGEPENVPILESDKTLPTNPYGESKLIVEKMLKWYDMAYGLKYTVLRYFNVAGAYPTGEIGEDHKTETHLIPIILQVALGKREKIGIYGDDYPTEDGTCIRDYIHVMDLVDVHILAMNRLRAGGESRIYNLGNGEGFSVKEVIEVAREVTNHEIPAEVTPRRAGDPARLVASSAKAMEELKWTPKYNSLKSIIETAWKWHKNNPNGYKD; this is translated from the coding sequence ATGGCAATATTAGTTTGTGGAGGAGCAGGATATATAGGAAGTCATGCAGTAAGGGCTTTATTAAATTCAAAGGAGGAGGTTATCGTTTTAGATAATCTTCAAACAGGACATAGAGATTCTGTTCCAGAAAATGTAAAATTATTAGTAGGAGATTTAAGAGATAAGGAATTTTTAGATAAAGTTTTTAAAGAAAATAAAATAGAAGGAGTTATACATTTTGCCGCTGATTCCCTTGTGGGTGAAAGTATGACAAATCCTGGAAAATATTTTGAAAATAATGTGGTAGGATCTTTAAATTTAATAACTGTCATGAAAGAAAATGGAGTTGATAAAATTGTATTTTCTTCCACAGCTGCAACATATGGAGAACCAGAAAATGTACCTATTTTAGAAAGTGATAAAACACTTCCAACTAATCCCTATGGAGAAAGTAAGTTAATAGTTGAAAAAATGTTAAAGTGGTATGATATGGCCTATGGGCTTAAATATACAGTACTTAGATATTTCAACGTTGCAGGAGCTTATCCAACAGGAGAGATAGGAGAGGATCATAAAACTGAAACTCATTTAATTCCAATTATTTTACAAGTGGCTTTGGGGAAAAGAGAAAAAATAGGTATATATGGAGATGACTATCCTACAGAGGATGGAACATGTATTAGAGACTATATCCATGTTATGGACTTAGTAGATGTGCATATTCTTGCTATGAATAGATTAAGAGCAGGAGGAGAGAGCAGAATATATAATTTAGGAAATGGAGAGGGATTCTCTGTTAAGGAAGTTATAGAAGTTGCAAGGGAAGTTACTAATCATGAAATTCCTGCTGAGGTTACACCAAGAAGAGCAGGGGACCCAGCAAGATTAGTTGCAAGTTCTGCTAAGGCTATGGAAGAGCTAAAGTGGACACCTAAATATAATTCTCTTAAATCTATAATTGAAACAGCTTGGAAATGGCATAAAAATAATCCAAATGGATATAAGGATTAA
- a CDS encoding biotin--[acetyl-CoA-carboxylase] ligase, whose amino-acid sequence MKIYKYDLLDSTNKFIKTMENIKEYDIVMAKKQSAGRGRRGNAWTTEEGAGLFSFIVLEDKNISIEEYGKLPLVVGYSVLKALKKITNLDFKFKWTNDVYINDKKISGVLVEKIDNKFVIGIGVNINNKTSKEVEHIGISLKEITNLNYEIESVIIEIVEEFKKNYEKFKKGQWNLILNEINTLNYLFGKRINIVGIGEEISGIAGDIQEDGKLEIYIGDEKKYFNIGEIHIKK is encoded by the coding sequence ATGAAAATATATAAATATGATCTTTTAGATTCAACAAATAAATTTATAAAAACTATGGAAAATATAAAAGAATATGATATAGTTATGGCTAAAAAGCAAAGTGCTGGTAGAGGAAGAAGAGGAAATGCTTGGACCACAGAGGAGGGAGCGGGACTTTTTAGTTTTATAGTATTAGAAGATAAAAATATTTCCATAGAAGAGTATGGAAAACTACCCTTAGTGGTTGGATATTCAGTTTTAAAGGCTTTGAAAAAAATAACTAATTTAGATTTTAAATTTAAATGGACCAACGATGTCTATATAAATGATAAGAAAATTAGTGGTGTTTTAGTTGAAAAAATAGATAATAAATTTGTAATAGGAATTGGAGTTAATATAAATAATAAAACTTCTAAGGAAGTAGAACATATAGGAATATCTTTAAAAGAAATTACAAATTTAAATTATGAGATAGAAAGTGTTATAATAGAAATAGTTGAAGAGTTTAAAAAAAATTATGAAAAATTTAAAAAAGGCCAATGGAATTTAATTCTTAATGAGATAAATACATTAAATTATTTATTTGGAAAAAGAATAAATATAGTAGGGATAGGAGAAGAGATTTCAGGAATAGCTGGAGATATTCAAGAGGATGGGAAATTAGAAATCTATATTGGAGATGAAAAAAAATACTTTAATATTGGTGAAATTCATATAAAAAAATAA
- a CDS encoding PTS sugar transporter subunit IIA codes for MKLSSYLYEDLILMNLRGRSKEELIENLLAHVAQRDQRVKKREDEILKAVLKRENEISTFVGHGLMIPHTRLENFDEFIVAIGIVGDPVEETVVGSGEKDEIRIVILLLGDVLRNKNMLKTMSAFSKIAMKEEGLLEKIKIANTSEEIIKLIDRANIEVDKRVRAEDILNENIKPVCEDTTLEDVARRFIVENMSGLPVVDKNNKFLGEITERELIEFGMPKYITILDDVSFLTVGEPFEEYLSKEKTTIIKDLYRKEKVITVDRKAPIMEISFLMVNKSVTRIYVVEDNFYYGMIERSDIIKKVLHI; via the coding sequence GTGAAACTTTCTAGTTATTTATATGAGGATTTAATACTGATGAATTTAAGGGGGAGAAGCAAGGAGGAGTTAATTGAAAATTTATTAGCTCATGTTGCTCAAAGGGATCAAAGAGTAAAAAAAAGAGAGGATGAAATTTTAAAAGCTGTTTTAAAAAGAGAGAATGAAATTTCTACCTTTGTAGGACATGGATTAATGATTCCTCACACAAGACTTGAAAATTTTGATGAATTTATAGTGGCTATAGGAATTGTAGGAGATCCTGTGGAAGAGACTGTAGTGGGATCAGGGGAAAAGGATGAAATAAGAATAGTAATACTTTTATTAGGGGATGTTTTAAGAAATAAAAATATGCTTAAAACTATGTCAGCTTTTTCAAAAATTGCAATGAAGGAAGAGGGCCTTTTAGAAAAAATAAAAATAGCTAATACTTCAGAAGAAATTATAAAGTTAATAGATAGAGCTAATATAGAAGTGGATAAAAGAGTAAGAGCTGAAGATATATTAAATGAAAATATAAAACCTGTTTGTGAAGATACAACATTAGAAGATGTAGCTAGAAGATTTATTGTGGAAAATATGAGTGGTCTTCCTGTTGTGGATAAAAATAATAAGTTCTTAGGGGAAATCACAGAAAGAGAATTAATAGAATTTGGAATGCCAAAATATATAACAATACTAGATGATGTGAGTTTTTTAACTGTGGGCGAGCCCTTTGAAGAATATTTATCCAAGGAAAAAACTACAATTATAAAAGATCTATATAGAAAAGAAAAGGTTATTACTGTTGATAGAAAAGCTCCTATAATGGAAATTTCATTTCTAATGGTAAATAAAAGTGTAACAAGAATATATGTTGTAGAGGATAACTTTTATTACGGAATGATAGAAAGATCAGATATAATTAAAAAAGTTCTTCACATTTAG
- a CDS encoding M24 family metallopeptidase — translation MSLQGIMKEKNLDGVLVTNMLNVRYLTNFSGTTGIALVINDDVKYFITDFRYVTQGEKEVVPMGFKVVREDRNPLGKVSELLKENGVKRLGIENDSVTLSQFSNFQNSFENVEFINLDNTFLNLRMVKKTYEIETIKDSIKIAEEALNDTLSSIKVGTTEREVCAKLEYEMKRRGGDKPSFDIIVASNDRSALPHGVASDKVIEEGFLTIDYGCFYKGYASDITRTFYVGKNPSEKHIEIYNIVKEANELAIKAVKPGITTRELDKIARDYIASKGYGDKFGHGLGHGFGLQIHELPFVSYRAEEVILKEDMVITIEPGIYIEGFGGVRIEDDVLVTKGGHKVLTSYPKEFKKL, via the coding sequence GTGAGTTTACAAGGAATTATGAAAGAAAAAAATCTTGATGGAGTATTAGTTACTAATATGTTAAATGTTAGATATTTAACTAATTTCTCTGGAACAACTGGAATTGCCTTAGTTATAAATGATGATGTAAAATACTTTATAACAGATTTTAGATATGTTACCCAAGGGGAAAAAGAAGTTGTTCCTATGGGATTTAAAGTAGTAAGAGAGGACAGAAATCCTTTAGGGAAAGTTAGTGAACTTTTAAAGGAAAATGGAGTAAAAAGATTAGGAATTGAAAATGATAGTGTAACATTAAGTCAGTTTAGTAATTTTCAAAATTCTTTTGAAAATGTGGAATTTATTAATTTAGATAATACATTTTTAAATTTAAGAATGGTTAAAAAAACCTATGAAATAGAAACAATAAAGGATTCTATAAAAATAGCAGAAGAAGCTTTAAATGATACTTTATCTTCAATAAAAGTAGGGACAACAGAAAGAGAAGTATGTGCAAAATTAGAATATGAAATGAAAAGAAGAGGTGGAGATAAACCATCCTTTGATATTATAGTAGCTTCTAATGATAGATCAGCACTACCTCATGGAGTTGCAAGTGATAAAGTTATAGAAGAGGGATTTTTAACAATAGATTATGGATGTTTTTATAAGGGATATGCTTCTGATATAACAAGAACTTTCTATGTGGGTAAAAATCCAAGTGAAAAACATATTGAAATTTATAATATTGTAAAAGAAGCCAATGAATTAGCTATTAAAGCAGTAAAACCTGGAATAACAACAAGAGAGCTTGATAAAATAGCTAGAGATTATATAGCTTCTAAGGGATACGGAGATAAATTTGGACATGGATTAGGTCATGGTTTTGGATTACAAATTCATGAGTTGCCATTTGTTTCCTATAGAGCAGAAGAAGTAATATTAAAAGAGGATATGGTCATTACAATAGAGCCAGGAATTTATATTGAAGGTTTTGGTGGAGTAAGAATTGAAGATGATGTACTAGTAACTAAAGGTGGTCATAAGGTTTTAACATCTTATCCAAAGGAATTTAAAAAGTTATAG
- a CDS encoding helix-turn-helix domain-containing protein → MSIGERIKKSRNERGLSLRELATRVELSASFLSQIEQGKASPSIENLKKIATCLDVRVSYLIEDEEVKKNSDLMKREDRKYVESIDSNTKIALLTSSNIEKNMEPILYEIGPRGESGRSYYNHPGEEFIFIVEGSLDVYIEDGVYTLREGDSFYFKSSQKHRFKNNTDHLVRAIWVVTPPTF, encoded by the coding sequence ATGAGTATAGGGGAGAGAATAAAGAAAAGTAGAAATGAAAGAGGACTTTCTTTAAGAGAACTAGCAACAAGGGTTGAGTTATCAGCGAGTTTTCTGTCTCAAATAGAACAGGGAAAAGCATCTCCTTCAATTGAAAACTTAAAAAAAATTGCAACTTGTTTAGATGTAAGAGTAAGTTATTTAATTGAAGATGAGGAAGTTAAGAAAAACTCCGACCTTATGAAAAGGGAAGACAGAAAGTACGTAGAAAGTATAGACTCTAATACTAAAATTGCCTTACTAACTTCATCAAATATTGAAAAAAATATGGAACCTATTTTATATGAAATAGGACCTAGAGGAGAGAGTGGAAGAAGTTATTATAACCATCCTGGAGAAGAATTTATTTTTATAGTAGAGGGAAGTCTAGATGTTTATATAGAAGATGGAGTTTACACTTTAAGAGAGGGAGACAGTTTTTATTTTAAATCCAGTCAAAAACATAGATTTAAAAATAATACGGACCATCTTGTAAGAGCCATATGGGTAGTTACTCCTCCAACATTTTAA
- a CDS encoding methyltransferase domain-containing protein produces the protein MLKKLRKHMGDKLDIFIYGSECKYEILTVGCEDEEFTEKLLKRFPKSNIDIIDESLESIENINKKIEKNERINYIHRDIECHICTKKYDLIFSNCSFYKVKDFQGLLEKLYRDLNYGGKIIFSTIVERVHRDNIRESFVAHKYVYPEEIKNMIEDKYRVLIIDEEIIREKNHFSADLIYIVLEKL, from the coding sequence GTGTTAAAAAAATTAAGAAAACATATGGGAGATAAACTTGATATATTTATATATGGAAGTGAATGTAAATATGAAATTTTAACAGTTGGATGTGAAGATGAAGAGTTCACGGAAAAACTTTTAAAAAGATTTCCAAAATCAAATATAGATATAATAGATGAATCCTTAGAAAGTATAGAAAATATTAATAAAAAAATAGAAAAGAATGAAAGAATTAATTATATTCATAGGGATATAGAGTGTCATATATGTACAAAAAAATATGATTTGATTTTTTCTAATTGTAGTTTTTATAAAGTTAAAGACTTTCAAGGATTATTAGAAAAGTTATATAGAGATTTAAATTATGGTGGGAAAATTATATTTTCTACCATAGTAGAACGAGTTCACAGAGATAATATAAGAGAAAGTTTTGTAGCACATAAATATGTTTATCCTGAAGAGATAAAAAATATGATAGAGGATAAATATAGAGTTTTAATAATTGATGAGGAAATAATAAGAGAAAAAAACCATTTTAGCGCAGACCTAATATATATAGTTTTAGAAAAATTATAA
- a CDS encoding DegV family EDD domain-containing protein, translated as MKIEVKVLNSTRLTKLFIAASRWLSKYSDVLNDLNVYPVPDGDTGTNMSMTLQAVENDLIKLNHEPDMEELCEIVSEAILLGARGNSGTILSQIFQGFLDGVNGKDEVTVADVKVAFRYAKEKAYKAVAEPVEGTMLTVIRRVAEEAEKYDGNPDDFIPFLIFLKEAAYDAVQETPNQLPKLKEAGVVDAGGQGIFYILEGFEKSVTDPDMLNDLERIVQSQANRKEKMEHNARVLEDIKYKYCTEFVIEAGDFDLDSYKKQIGIYGDSMVCAQTTKKTKTHIHTNNPGLVLEIAGKLGNLNNIKIDNMEIQHKNILLMDEDTYKTEDKSKILVRNENSQPVGFLAIADNGELGNLFLDDGATAVLIGGQTQNPSVADIEEGISKIKSDKIIILPNNKNIISSAKIAAERAKKEVTVLETKTMLEGHYVLKNKNFDINCILEQLALNVSVEITKAVRNTKVDDLIINEGDYIALVNGKIKEKAETLEEIIAAIYRNYINSESLNIFATIGKGATEEGNRMLKSIKSQVAYEEFVAGQDNYPYYIYITNRNPYLPEIAIVTDSTSDLTAEMVKGLGIDIIPLKIKMAGDKYYREGVDISKSEFWSTLLKEKVIPKTSQPSPAEFKALYEKLFAKGYKKIISIHISSKLSGTQQAARVARGMLNRDEDIAIVDSKAVTFALGHLALSAAKMVQEGNKFDEIIEWIEETKNKMKVYFVVKELTFLEKGGRIGRASSVIGGIFKVKPVLKLEDGEVSIETKAFGDRGAMSYMEKLLKHEKGSIILYTGWGGTGDELASADQLKNIAEKVRKVDYRGRFEIGATIGSHSGPVYGMGILQKIR; from the coding sequence ATGAAAATAGAAGTTAAGGTATTGAATTCTACAAGGCTTACAAAACTTTTTATAGCTGCAAGTAGATGGTTATCCAAATATTCAGATGTATTAAATGACCTGAATGTTTATCCAGTACCAGATGGAGATACAGGAACGAATATGTCGATGACTCTTCAAGCGGTGGAAAATGATTTAATTAAATTAAATCATGAACCAGACATGGAAGAATTATGTGAGATTGTAAGTGAAGCTATATTATTAGGAGCTAGAGGAAACTCAGGAACTATTTTATCTCAAATATTCCAAGGATTTTTAGATGGAGTAAATGGAAAAGATGAAGTTACTGTTGCGGACGTAAAAGTTGCCTTTAGATATGCTAAAGAAAAAGCCTATAAAGCTGTTGCAGAGCCTGTAGAGGGAACAATGTTAACAGTTATAAGAAGAGTTGCAGAGGAAGCTGAAAAATATGATGGGAATCCAGATGATTTTATACCATTTTTAATATTCTTAAAAGAAGCAGCCTATGATGCAGTTCAAGAAACACCAAATCAATTACCAAAGTTAAAAGAAGCTGGTGTAGTTGATGCAGGTGGACAGGGAATATTTTATATATTAGAAGGATTTGAAAAATCAGTTACAGATCCAGATATGTTAAATGATCTTGAAAGAATAGTACAGTCTCAGGCAAATAGAAAAGAGAAAATGGAGCATAACGCCCGTGTACTTGAGGATATTAAATATAAATATTGTACAGAGTTTGTTATTGAAGCAGGAGATTTTGATTTAGATTCATATAAAAAGCAAATAGGAATCTATGGAGATTCAATGGTTTGTGCACAGACAACTAAAAAAACAAAAACTCATATTCATACAAATAATCCAGGACTAGTTTTAGAAATTGCTGGAAAATTAGGAAATTTAAATAATATCAAAATAGATAATATGGAAATTCAACATAAAAATATTTTATTAATGGATGAAGATACATATAAAACAGAGGATAAGAGTAAAATATTAGTTAGAAATGAAAATAGTCAACCAGTTGGATTTTTAGCTATAGCTGATAATGGTGAACTTGGAAATCTTTTCTTAGATGATGGAGCAACAGCTGTATTAATCGGTGGACAAACACAAAATCCAAGTGTTGCAGATATTGAAGAGGGAATCTCTAAAATTAAAAGCGATAAAATTATAATTTTACCTAATAATAAGAATATAATTTCATCGGCTAAAATAGCTGCTGAAAGAGCTAAAAAAGAGGTAACAGTTTTAGAAACTAAAACTATGTTAGAGGGACACTATGTGTTAAAGAATAAAAACTTTGATATTAACTGTATTTTAGAGCAATTAGCTTTAAATGTTTCAGTAGAGATAACAAAGGCTGTTAGAAATACAAAGGTAGATGACTTAATCATTAATGAGGGAGATTATATAGCTCTTGTAAATGGAAAAATTAAGGAAAAAGCAGAAACTTTAGAAGAGATTATAGCAGCAATATATAGAAATTATATTAATTCAGAAAGTTTAAATATATTTGCTACAATAGGAAAAGGAGCAACTGAAGAGGGAAATAGAATGTTAAAATCTATTAAGAGTCAAGTTGCCTATGAGGAGTTTGTAGCAGGACAGGATAACTATCCTTACTATATTTATATAACAAATAGAAATCCATATTTACCAGAAATTGCAATAGTTACAGATTCTACATCTGATTTAACTGCAGAAATGGTTAAAGGATTAGGAATAGATATAATACCTTTAAAAATAAAAATGGCAGGAGATAAGTATTATAGAGAGGGTGTAGATATTAGTAAAAGTGAATTCTGGAGCACTTTATTAAAGGAAAAAGTAATTCCAAAAACATCTCAACCATCTCCAGCGGAGTTTAAAGCTTTATATGAAAAGTTATTTGCAAAGGGATATAAGAAAATTATATCAATTCATATTTCAAGTAAATTAAGTGGAACTCAACAAGCTGCAAGAGTAGCTAGAGGAATGTTAAATAGAGATGAGGATATTGCAATTGTAGATTCAAAAGCAGTTACATTTGCTCTAGGACATTTAGCACTATCAGCAGCAAAAATGGTTCAAGAGGGAAATAAATTTGATGAAATAATTGAATGGATTGAAGAAACTAAAAATAAAATGAAGGTATACTTTGTTGTTAAGGAACTTACATTCTTAGAAAAAGGTGGAAGAATAGGTAGAGCCTCTTCAGTAATTGGAGGAATATTTAAAGTTAAACCTGTTTTAAAACTTGAAGATGGAGAAGTTTCAATAGAAACAAAGGCCTTTGGAGATAGGGGAGCTATGTCTTATATGGAAAAGCTTCTTAAACATGAAAAGGGTTCAATAATTCTTTATACAGGTTGGGGTGGAACTGGTGACGAACTAGCTTCAGCAGACCAATTAAAAAATATAGCTGAAAAAGTTAGAAAAGTAGACTATAGAGGAAGATTTGAAATAGGAGCTACAATTGGATCCCATAGTGGACCTGTTTATGGAATGGGGATACTACAAAAGATTAGATAA